GTACTCCGGTGCCCTGACCCGCAGCCGGTTGAGCGTGTACGAGCTGGTCGCGGTGCTCGGTGCCGGCCAGGTGCTCCTGCACCTGGCGTTCATGACTTCCGGGGGAGAACACTCCGGCGGCGCGGCGATGTTCGCTGCGCATGCGGCCGCAGCGCTCGCGCTCGCACTCACGCTCTCTGTCGGCGAGGATGCCGCGTGGGCGCTGTGGTGTTGGCTTCGGCCGCGGCTGGTGGTTCCGCAGAGCGACATCGGATCGCCGCCCAGCCACGACGAGTGCCTCGCAGCGACGGCGTCTGCTCGGGCGTCCCTGACCTGGCTCGGTACGTCGCTGACCGTGCGTGGTCCACCGGCAGCAGGCAGGAACCACTGAATCTCATCCGTGCGCGCGACGACGTGTGTGCGGATTCCTCCCTGCTCCAGACAAGGACCAACACTGCATGCACACCATCGTGCGCCGCATCGCGGCGCCCATCATCCTGGCCGGGGGCGCGATCGCGCTCGGGGCCGTTCCCGCCTCCGCACATGTCGGCGTCACGCCGTCGACGACCGAGGCGGGGGAGTACGCACTCCTCACGTTCTCCGTGCCGCACGGCTGCGACGGTTCGGCGACGACCAAGGTCGCGATCGACATCCCGAAGGGCATCGACGTCGTCACGCCGACGGTCAACGACGGCTGGACGGTCGAAAAGGAAACCGAGCCGGTCGAGGGGGCGGAGGGCAACGAACGGGTTTCTCGTGTCACGTACACGGCGAAGAAGCCGTTGCCGGACGGATATCGCGACGCGTTCGAGCTCAACGCCCCGCTGCCGACCGAGCCCGGTCAGACGCTGCTGTTCCCCACGATGCAGACGTGTGAGAAGGGCGAGACGAATTGGAACGAGGTGCCGAAGGACGGCCAGACCGAGGACGACCTCGACGCCCCTGCGCCGGCGATCACGTTGACCGAACCGGAGTCCGAGTCGGCTGAGGAGGCTTCGACAAGCGAGGCCACGGGCTCATCCGATGCCGCCGAGTCGACTGAGGCGTCGTCCGACGACTCCTCCGACGCCCTCGCGTGGACCGCGCTCGGAGTCGGCGCCGCCGGCGTCGTGATCGGTGGCGTGGCGCTCGCCCGTTCGCGTACGCGCGCCTGACCCCCGCTGGGCCCGACGTTCGAGTGGGAACCGCCCGGCGTTTCCCACTCGAACGTCACGCCACAGGGGCGGAGGCTGGGCGGTGTGAGCGAGTTCATGGGACCGTTACGGAACGAACCGCCGGCCCGATGCATTGAAACCACGGTGACCACCACGACCGCGCCCGCACCACCGACCCGCACCTCGCGTACGCCGAACGCCGCGTACGCGATCGTCGCGTTGGCGCTCGGCGGCTTCGCGATCGGTACGACCGAGTTCGTCACGATGGGCCTGCTGCCCGAGATCGCGACAGGTATCGGCGAGTCGATCCCCAGCACCGGCCACATCATCTCCGCGTACGCGGTCGGTGTGTTCGTCGGCGCGCCTCTGATCGTCTCGGTGTCCGCACGACTGCCGCGACGGGCGCTCGCAATCGGGCTCGTGCTCGCGCTCGGCGTCGGTAACCTGCTGACCGTTCTGGCGCAGAGCTATCCGATGCTGATGGCCGCCAGGTTCATCGCGGGCCTTCCGCACGGCGCGTACTTCGGCGTCGCCTCGCTCATCGCGGCCTCGCTCGTCACGCCCGACAAACGCGGACGCGCGGTCAGCTCGGTGATGCTCGGCCTCGCGGTCGCGAACGTCGCGGGCGTACCCGCCGCGACCTGGCTCGGCCAGACGCTCGGTTGGCGTACGGCGTACGTGAGCGTCGTGCTGATCACGCTTGCGACAGCCGCTCTCATCCTGGCGTACGTACCGCACAGTCCGGGCGACCGCGAGGCGAGCGTTCGTACCGAACTGTCGGCGCTGAGACGCCCGCAGGTGTGGCTCACGCTGGCCATCGGCACAGTCGGCTTCGGTGGGATGTTCGCGATGTACAGCTACATCGCGCCGGTCGTCACCGATGTCGCGCACCAGGGCAAGTCGTTCATCCCGCTGGTGCTGTTCGCGTACGGGGTGGGCGGCGTCGCCGGTACGGCGCTCGGCGGCCGGCTCGCGGACTGGGCGATCCTGCGCTCGCTGATGGGAGCGCTGGTCGCGACCGCGGTCCTGCTCGCGGTGTTCACCCAGGCTGCGTCGTACGCGCCGGCGCTGGTCGCCACGGTCTTCCTCATCTCGCTGACGGCGTCGACCCTCGTCGTGTGTCTGCAGATGCGTCTGATGGAGGTAGCCGGCCATGCCGCGATGCTCGGCGCGGCGCTCAACCACTCGTCACTCAACGCCGCCAACGCACTCGGCGCCTGGCTCGGCGGTGTCGTCATCGCGGGCGGCTACGGCTACACGGCGCCGAGCGCGGTCGGCTCGGTACTCGCCCTCGCAGGCATCGCGATCCTCGCGGTGTCGGGGTTCCTGTACCGCAACGAGCGGCTGTCGCTCTCGCTCTCGCACTGACCGCTCGGGCGTCAGTCAGTGGTCGAAGCGTCTCCGCGCAACTGTCGGAGGAGCCGTGGAAGCTCGTTAGTCAGAACGTTCCAGACGATGCGGTCGTTGACGCCCTGATAAGTGTGCGCAAGTCGGTTCCGCATACCGATGATCGCCGCGGCGTCGGGAATCTGCGTTCGCGTTTGCGAGGACATCCCAGCGACCGCGGTGGCGACGTCGATGACAACCGATCGTGCAGCGCGTCGGAGTATGTCGTCGGCAGGGTTGAAGAATGCCGTCTCACCATGCCCCACGATGCGCTCAGCCGTCGCCACGAACCCCGCCACGTCGTCGACGAGATCGTCGTCGCTGCGCCTCAAAGCGCAACCGCTTCTTGGCGGGCCCGTCGGAGTACCCGCGAGTCTCCGTCGTCGTCGACGATGTCGACCGGTACGCCGAGGACTCGTTCCAGCTCATCGGCCATTCGAGTGAGATCGAGCAGGGTCGCATCGTCGTCGAAGTCGACGAGCAGATCGAGATCACTGCCACTCGTGTCCTCTCCCCGCGCGGTCGACCCAAACGCGCGGGGGTGGCGAGCGCGATGACTCTCAACAATTTCGAGCACTGCATCACGATGCAGTCGGATGGCGTGCGATGGTCGTAGCCTGCATGCAGCGAGTAGTCGCTCGACGGTCTCGCGTCGGGGCTCGACCAGCCCGCGTTCGATCGCCGAGATGTTCGGCTGACGCACGCTGCTACGCTCGGCGAGCTCGCGCTGGGTGAGGTTGGCTGCGGAACGCGCGGCACGTACTTGTTGTCCGGTCGAGCCCATGACCTGATTATATCGTCCCGGCATATATTTGCGCCTGATCGTTCAACCGACCGGTACGGAGGCGATTCAGTCGCCGACCCGGTAGTCGGCGAGCAGCGCACCGGTGGGCGTACGCTCCGCGCGTAGCAGTTCGAGCCGCCGACCCGCTGAGTTGTCGTCGAAGAGGCGCCTGCCCTTGGCGGCGATCGTCGGGGAGATGACGAGGCGGAGCTCGTCGGCCTCGCCGGTACGAAGCAGCGACTGAGCGAGGGTGAGGCTCCCGTGCACGCCGATGTCGGCGCCCGGTTGCTGCCGCAGCCGGGCGATCGATGACGCGAGCGGTGCGTCGAGCGCGGTTGCGTTGTGCCACTCTCCGTCCAGCTCCGACGACGTCACGACGTACTTCGAGACGGTGTTGATGAAGCTCGCGAATGGTTCCAGCTCGGAGTCGGGCCAGTCGCGCGACCATTCGTCGTACATCGTTCGGCCGAGCAGCACCGCATCCTGAGACTCGATCACTCGGCGAAGGTTCGCGAGCATCAGCTCGTCGAAGTCATGGATGAAGTCGCTCGGTGACTCTGCGACACCGTCCAGCGACAGAAGTGTGTAGACGACTACCTTGCGCATCGTGACATCTCCTCGGTGTGGTGCCGTCCTGTAGTCGGAGCCGGCCACCGAAACTCATCGGTCCGGCGCGGGCCAGATCCTGTCTGGCGCACCGCTGCGGGTCGTGATGTGATCAGTACGTGTCACAGCTCTATATCGGTGGCCAATGGGGCCACGCAGCAGACGGAAACACTCGGGAGATCCGCTGTCCGGCGGACGGTACGCACGTTCGTACCGTCCCGGAGGCGAGCGCCGGCGACGCGGAGAGGGCGATCGCGGCGGCCCGCGTGGCGTTCGACGACGGCGCCTGGGCGAAC
The sequence above is drawn from the Nocardioidaceae bacterium SCSIO 66511 genome and encodes:
- a CDS encoding DUF86 domain-containing protein encodes the protein MRRSDDDLVDDVAGFVATAERIVGHGETAFFNPADDILRRAARSVVIDVATAVAGMSSQTRTQIPDAAAIIGMRNRLAHTYQGVNDRIVWNVLTNELPRLLRQLRGDASTTD
- a CDS encoding YcnI family protein; translation: MHTIVRRIAAPIILAGGAIALGAVPASAHVGVTPSTTEAGEYALLTFSVPHGCDGSATTKVAIDIPKGIDVVTPTVNDGWTVEKETEPVEGAEGNERVSRVTYTAKKPLPDGYRDAFELNAPLPTEPGQTLLFPTMQTCEKGETNWNEVPKDGQTEDDLDAPAPAITLTEPESESAEEASTSEATGSSDAAESTEASSDDSSDALAWTALGVGAAGVVIGGVALARSRTRA
- a CDS encoding XRE family transcriptional regulator encodes the protein MGSTGQQVRAARSAANLTQRELAERSSVRQPNISAIERGLVEPRRETVERLLAACRLRPSHAIRLHRDAVLEIVESHRARHPRAFGSTARGEDTSGSDLDLLVDFDDDATLLDLTRMADELERVLGVPVDIVDDDGDSRVLRRARQEAVAL
- a CDS encoding MFS transporter, translating into MTTTTAPAPPTRTSRTPNAAYAIVALALGGFAIGTTEFVTMGLLPEIATGIGESIPSTGHIISAYAVGVFVGAPLIVSVSARLPRRALAIGLVLALGVGNLLTVLAQSYPMLMAARFIAGLPHGAYFGVASLIAASLVTPDKRGRAVSSVMLGLAVANVAGVPAATWLGQTLGWRTAYVSVVLITLATAALILAYVPHSPGDREASVRTELSALRRPQVWLTLAIGTVGFGGMFAMYSYIAPVVTDVAHQGKSFIPLVLFAYGVGGVAGTALGGRLADWAILRSLMGALVATAVLLAVFTQAASYAPALVATVFLISLTASTLVVCLQMRLMEVAGHAAMLGAALNHSSLNAANALGAWLGGVVIAGGYGYTAPSAVGSVLALAGIAILAVSGFLYRNERLSLSLSH
- a CDS encoding dihydrofolate reductase family protein, whose amino-acid sequence is MRKVVVYTLLSLDGVAESPSDFIHDFDELMLANLRRVIESQDAVLLGRTMYDEWSRDWPDSELEPFASFINTVSKYVVTSSELDGEWHNATALDAPLASSIARLRQQPGADIGVHGSLTLAQSLLRTGEADELRLVISPTIAAKGRRLFDDNSAGRRLELLRAERTPTGALLADYRVGD